The stretch of DNA TAATAATTTTATGGCGGATAATTTGACCATGTTTTCAGAGGATTCCATTAAGAGTTCATAATTTCTGCATAATCTTCTATCGTTATCAAACCAAGCAAATGTACGCTCTATAATCCATCGTTTATGAATTGGCTCAAACCCTTTTACTTTTTTGTCACTCCGCATTACGATCTGAATGATATAATTAAACTTAATTCTTATTTCCTCAATAATCTCTCCTCTATAACCTCCGTCCGCCAGGATTACCTGAAGCGGAATTAGTAAATATCGCAGTGTTTTGATCAGTAACAATGCAGCCTTACTGTCATGAACATTGGCTACACTTACCATTACGGCTAACAAAAAACCATTTTTGTCTACCACAACGTGTCTCTTGATTCCTTTTATTTTTTTACCTCCGTCAAAGCCATTGAGTGAACGGTTATTTCCCCAACGAACACTTTGACTGTCAATAATTCCTAAACTTGCCTGCGCTTTCTGACCCCTGTTTCGTCGTACTTCCTCTCTCAATTTTGATAATAATAAATCGAAAATCTCCAGATTTGACCATTTTGAATAATAGTAATAAACCAATTGCCATTTGGGAAAATCATGAGGTAAAAGTCTCCATTGACAGCCTGTTTTTACTAAATAACTGATAGCATTCCAAATGACAACCAAATCATATTTTCGTTTTCTGTCATCAAAATCTAATGCTTTTTTTATAAATTGCCACTGAGTTTGGGTTAAGTCTGTTGGATACATTGATGTTTTTTTCTTTTGCAACTCTAAAATGACAATTTTTATGCAACTTTTAACCCTTACTATTTTTTATTATTACTTTTTTAAACAGGCTCTAAACCCTTTTCATAAAAGAACCAAAAACTATTATACAGAAGTACCGTCCATCCATCTTCTCATCTGTACCCTGTGAGCCGGTGTTTCTTCTACACCACCCGCCAAAACATCAAGAACTTTATCCCATAGGCTTTTTTTCTTGGATTGAGAGTCTTTCAATTCATTATAGGCTTGTAAATATTCTTTCTCATATTTATATGCCTCGTCATCTGAATAATTCCAAGGGATATATTTAAGAATATCCATTGTTAAAGTATCGATTTCTTCTGGTTTTAAACTTTCCATTAATGCCAGCTTCAACTTATAGGTTTCTGCTATTGAAAGTATCTTATTAACATTTAATGAAATTATCTGCCATATCCCATCCCATTTTTGAAGATTTTCTGTGACAAAAATGACATCCCCAATTTTTTTTAATTTTTCTAAACCTGCGACTACAGTTTCTCTATAATGGTTATGAGCCTCCCAGATTTCCGTCAGATTTGAAGTATCTTTATTGTTGAATTTATTTTCAATATTTTCTAGAATTCCAAACAATACCGTGATGTTTTCCATTACGTTTGCTTTCTCCCTGATCCATAAATTAATAACCATACTATCATTAGAAGTAGCAATTAATTTTCCAGCTTCAGCAATCTGTTGTACTGCATTATCACTACTTTCTTTAATTTCCTTGTTAGTAGACTTAATATCCAAAGAAAGTTTCCTTAAGCTTTGTACAGCTTTAATTACGGGATTGAATTGTTTTTCCATCATAATCTGTTTTAATTATATTTTATTTTAAAAGAATAAATGTGTTTTTAAGGGAGCAAAGAAATTCAATGTCTTGCGCCCACTAATTTACGAACTTCCCATCAAAATAACCAACTAACAGCCGAAAACAAAGCAATCATAACATAAAACACAAATTATTAATAAAAAATTTACAATAAAAACAATAAAATATAAATAAAAAGTAACATAAAAAAAAAAGAAAACAATATTTTTTTCAACTAATGATCAAAATGGATATTTACTTTCAAATTCACTAAAAACAAAAAGAGGTTGTATATCTACAACCTCTTTTTGTTTTTAATAGCAAATACAGCATAGCTTTCGGTCCGGCGTACAGACGTCACCAACTCCTGGTGTATTGGAGACCACTCCCCCTGCACCACCGCATAAAAAGTTGCAATTAACCGGAGGTATCGCCCCACCATTGATCTCTTTTAGATCTGCCCTGTTTAGGTTTTTGATTTTTTTAAGACTTGTGATCATAGTAATAGTTTTTAGTGTTATCAAATATACTTTTTTTTGTACAAAAAATAAATATTTGATTCAAAAAATAACCTCACAATCAACTGAAATCAAATAAGTTAAATAGAATCTTTTTATCTAAAATTGTTTTAACGACAATATCCGATCAATTCACTCCAAAGAATTCTTTAAGATCTTCTACGTTTTTCTTATCATTTCCTACAAAAATTTCATTGTCTGTAAGGAAAACAGGACGTTTCAGGAACGTATAGTGATCCAGCAAAAGGTTTTTAAAATCCTTTTCCTCCAAAGATTTTACATCCAGTTCCCTTAATTTGATCTGGGTTGATTTTCTGCTGAATAATGCTTCGTAAGACTTTGTCTTTTTATACATTTCAGCCAACTCTTCTTTGGTAATAGGCTCTTTTTTTATTTCGCGAAGCTGCCAACCGTTAAGATCAAATTGCGCCATTATTTTTCTGCAGGTATCGCAGGTGTTAAGATAAAATACCTTTTTCATCATCTATTATCATTTTATTATTTGACAAAAAAGCTTTTTGCAAGCTTTAGTCTTCAAAAATAGGATTTAATCTAAGATTCTAAAAATTATTAAATATCTTTATTCAAATTTTATAAGAATGGAGAACAAGCCAATTACCTTTCAGTTTATCTCAGAGCCCTCAGATGTTAATTATGGAGGAAATGTTCACGGCGGGAGTGTAATGAAATGGATAGACCAGGCAGGGTATGCTTGTGCAACAACCTGGAGCGGAAATTATTCCGTGACCGTCTATGTAGGCGGAATTCGTTTTTACGAGCCTATTAAAATCGGAGAAATTGTAAAAGTAGAGGCCCGGGTAATCTATACCGGCTCTTCTAGTATGCATATTTCAATTAATGTATTTTCACGAAATCTAAAACAACCTACTTTTGACAAAAAAACCCATTGTATTATTGTTTTTGTTGCGGTAGATGAAAACGGTAAAAAGCTTCCGGTTCCCAAATGGATTCCAATATCTGAAGAGGATAAGCAACAGGAGCAGTATGCAAAGCGATTAATGGAGCTCAGAACTCAGATTGAAGATGAAATGAAGCCTTTTTTGTAAGATAAGAATCCAGACAAATATGATACCCATATATTGAAATAAAATAGGGTAAAGGGAGGACATCAATAAAAACATAGTTGATAATAAAACATCATATAATACCATGAAAAATATTTTTATACTATCTGCTTTGTTTACGATCATTTGGTTCCAGTCACAAACCCATAGGTTCATTTATGAGCTTCAGTCTAAAATGGATTCTACAGAAACACATCATGAAAAGCTGAACATGATTTTGGATATCACCCCAAAAGAAGTCAAGTTTTACGGACAGAATTTAATGACAACAGATTCCTTAAATAAAAAATTTGGAATGAATTCAAGCCATACCGATATGTCCGGACAGATTATCAAAAGAAATATTAATTCTTTCGATAACGAAAATTTCATCAATATAAAAATGGGGTATTACTCATTTAAAACTACTGATAAAATCAATTGGATCATCTCTGATGAAATCAAGAAAGTTGAGAATTACACATTACAAAAAGCTACCACAAAGTTTGGAGGAAGAAACTGGACTGCCTGGTTTTGCAAAGATATTCCGTTTAATGAGGGGCCATTTAAATTTCGGGGATTACCAGGCTTAATTTTTGAACTGTCAGACTCCAATAAAAATTTCATTTATCACTTGGTAAAAAGCCAGAAGTTATCTGGAATCTAT from Chryseobacterium piperi encodes:
- a CDS encoding arsenate reductase family protein, whose product is MKKVFYLNTCDTCRKIMAQFDLNGWQLREIKKEPITKEELAEMYKKTKSYEALFSRKSTQIKLRELDVKSLEEKDFKNLLLDHYTFLKRPVFLTDNEIFVGNDKKNVEDLKEFFGVN
- a CDS encoding acyl-CoA thioesterase yields the protein MENKPITFQFISEPSDVNYGGNVHGGSVMKWIDQAGYACATTWSGNYSVTVYVGGIRFYEPIKIGEIVKVEARVIYTGSSSMHISINVFSRNLKQPTFDKKTHCIIVFVAVDENGKKLPVPKWIPISEEDKQQEQYAKRLMELRTQIEDEMKPFL
- a CDS encoding IS5 family transposase, with translation MYPTDLTQTQWQFIKKALDFDDRKRKYDLVVIWNAISYLVKTGCQWRLLPHDFPKWQLVYYYYSKWSNLEIFDLLLSKLREEVRRNRGQKAQASLGIIDSQSVRWGNNRSLNGFDGGKKIKGIKRHVVVDKNGFLLAVMVSVANVHDSKAALLLIKTLRYLLIPLQVILADGGYRGEIIEEIRIKFNYIIQIVMRSDKKVKGFEPIHKRWIIERTFAWFDNDRRLCRNYELLMESSENMVKLSAIKLLLNKI
- a CDS encoding GLPGLI family protein; the encoded protein is MKNIFILSALFTIIWFQSQTHRFIYELQSKMDSTETHHEKLNMILDITPKEVKFYGQNLMTTDSLNKKFGMNSSHTDMSGQIIKRNINSFDNENFINIKMGYYSFKTTDKINWIISDEIKKVENYTLQKATTKFGGRNWTAWFCKDIPFNEGPFKFRGLPGLIFELSDSNKNFIYHLVKSQKLSGIYSTEDFIESNFGNKAVPINEKQKQKLMMEFYNDPFAFERTNFSKTNTNLNININGKEIHNVDELNTQTKSMQEVIRKYNNPIEIDKAIHYR